The following are encoded together in the Raineyella sp. LH-20 genome:
- a CDS encoding ABC-2 transporter permease has product MSDAPLSVVPVPRSAALALRFVGLDLHALRPYARGVLVTLLLVAVLSVLPSRSPYAVIPPITLVAVILGPQYLFASDERSDLDTLYTVLGLPRRAVVAGRYLTVTVLGVGLVLLGLIATVILAAVLRVPLELPVTAGLAVLAVVALCVLFAFQLPVFFAIGYTAARPVAFLVPGAVIVLGIVGAQLVPDAEAVLLSALLRTGTPLAAVLAVAVAAALLVGSSAVSRRLYARRDL; this is encoded by the coding sequence ATGTCCGACGCCCCGCTTTCCGTCGTTCCTGTCCCGCGTTCCGCCGCTCTTGCCCTGCGTTTCGTCGGACTGGATCTGCATGCGCTCCGGCCGTACGCCAGGGGGGTGCTGGTCACCCTGTTGCTGGTGGCCGTCCTCTCCGTGCTCCCGTCCCGCAGCCCGTACGCGGTGATCCCCCCGATCACCCTGGTGGCGGTCATCCTCGGGCCGCAGTACCTGTTCGCCTCCGACGAACGCTCCGACCTGGACACCCTCTACACCGTCCTCGGACTCCCCCGGCGCGCGGTGGTGGCCGGCCGCTACCTCACCGTCACCGTGCTCGGCGTCGGTCTGGTGCTGCTCGGTCTGATTGCGACCGTGATCCTGGCGGCGGTGCTCCGGGTCCCGCTGGAGCTGCCGGTGACCGCCGGGCTGGCAGTGTTGGCGGTGGTCGCCCTGTGCGTGTTGTTCGCCTTCCAGTTGCCGGTGTTCTTCGCGATCGGCTACACGGCGGCCCGCCCGGTCGCGTTCCTGGTGCCGGGGGCTGTCATCGTCCTCGGCATCGTCGGCGCTCAACTGGTCCCCGACGCCGAGGCCGTGCTGTTGTCCGCCCTGTTGCGCACCGGCACGCCGCTGGCAGCGGTGCTGGCGGTGGCCGTCGCTGCCGCACTGCTCGTCGGGTCGTCGGCGGTGTCCCGGCGGCTGTACGCCCGCCGCGACCTCTGA
- a CDS encoding helix-turn-helix transcriptional regulator has translation MKSARLLSLLLLLQARQRMTTVELADRLEVSRRTILRDVEALSAAGVPVYAERGRHGGIVLLPGARLNVSHLDPAEREAVLVAGLDAAQRAQLDLAAVHETATRKIAARRSGDADPGAALADLIVVDNAAWLAPEGQGVSVAELALALRTRPRLRLRYRSSGASRAIARVVDPYGLATKAGRWYLVADQAGEPGLFALDRLEACEVLAEPARTRVGCDLRSVWADLRRRTEDPGSVVITARLRQTRLDLARRILGSRILGVDPVVAGWCTVRIGYPEMESVRQLLQFGDHIEVVAPPAARDRVHALATDLAARHRR, from the coding sequence ATGAAGTCCGCCCGGCTGCTCTCCCTGCTGCTGCTCCTGCAGGCGCGGCAGCGGATGACGACCGTCGAATTGGCAGACCGGCTCGAGGTGTCGCGCCGTACGATCCTGCGCGATGTCGAGGCACTGTCCGCGGCGGGCGTGCCGGTCTACGCCGAACGCGGCCGCCACGGGGGCATCGTGCTGTTGCCCGGCGCGCGCCTGAACGTCTCCCACCTCGACCCCGCGGAGCGGGAGGCGGTGCTCGTCGCGGGCCTGGACGCCGCACAACGCGCCCAACTCGATCTCGCCGCCGTCCACGAGACGGCCACCCGGAAGATCGCGGCCCGCCGGTCCGGTGATGCCGACCCCGGTGCGGCCCTGGCCGACCTGATCGTGGTGGACAACGCGGCCTGGCTCGCCCCGGAGGGGCAGGGGGTGTCGGTCGCCGAGCTGGCCCTCGCGCTGCGGACCCGCCCCCGGCTGCGCCTGCGGTATCGCAGCAGCGGCGCAAGCCGTGCGATCGCGCGGGTGGTGGATCCGTACGGTCTGGCCACCAAGGCGGGCCGGTGGTATCTCGTCGCCGACCAGGCGGGGGAGCCGGGACTGTTCGCGCTGGACCGCCTCGAGGCGTGCGAGGTGCTGGCTGAGCCGGCCCGGACGCGCGTGGGCTGCGACCTGCGGTCGGTGTGGGCCGACCTGCGGCGCCGGACCGAGGACCCCGGGTCCGTGGTGATCACCGCCCGGCTGCGCCAGACCCGCCTCGACCTCGCCCGACGGATCCTCGGCAGCCGCATCCTGGGCGTCGATCCCGTCGTGGCCGGCTGGTGCACCGTACGGATCGGTTATCCGGAGATGGAATCGGTGCGACAACTCCTGCAGTTCGGCGACCACATCGAAGTGGTCGCACCGCCCGCGGCACGGGACCGGGTCCACGCACTGGCCACCGACCTCGCCGCACGACACCGTCGGTGA
- a CDS encoding VOC family protein — protein sequence MPTPNLFLVYVRDAAASTRFYRDLFEVDPVFTSPRYVAFEAAPGVLFALWTGRPEHAIPATPRTAEVGLMVPGSSAAIDALHARWATTGITVVEAPHDEVFGRTFVVADPDGNLIRVSPVD from the coding sequence ATGCCGACACCCAATCTCTTCCTCGTCTATGTCCGGGACGCGGCAGCGTCGACCCGGTTCTACCGTGACCTCTTCGAGGTCGACCCGGTGTTCACCAGTCCGCGATACGTCGCCTTCGAGGCTGCGCCGGGTGTCCTCTTTGCGCTGTGGACCGGCCGCCCTGAGCACGCCATCCCGGCCACCCCACGCACCGCCGAAGTCGGCCTGATGGTCCCCGGATCCTCGGCGGCGATCGACGCGCTGCATGCCCGGTGGGCGACCACGGGCATCACGGTGGTCGAGGCACCCCACGACGAGGTGTTCGGTCGTACGTTCGTCGTGGCCGACCCGGACGGCAATCTGATCCGCGTCTCGCCCGTCGACTGA
- a CDS encoding VOC family protein, with translation MLGDITPVPTLAVTDLARARGFYEGVLGLQIASEGDFGINYTTGSTQVLVYPSSFAGTNKATAVSFAVGTDRFDTEIAGLRDKGVTFQTFDFPGATWTDGVASAEEFRSVWFADPDGNIINVETGM, from the coding sequence ATGCTCGGCGACATCACCCCCGTTCCCACGCTGGCCGTCACGGACCTGGCCCGCGCCCGCGGCTTCTACGAGGGGGTCCTCGGTCTCCAGATCGCCTCCGAGGGCGACTTCGGGATCAACTACACGACGGGATCGACCCAGGTGCTGGTCTACCCGTCATCATTCGCCGGCACCAACAAGGCCACCGCGGTCTCGTTCGCGGTCGGCACGGACCGCTTCGACACCGAGATCGCAGGGCTGCGTGACAAGGGCGTCACGTTCCAGACCTTCGACTTCCCGGGTGCCACCTGGACCGATGGCGTGGCCTCGGCCGAGGAATTCCGGTCGGTGTGGTTCGCCGACCCGGACGGCAACATCATCAACGTCGAGACGGGGATGTGA
- a CDS encoding YbhB/YbcL family Raf kinase inhibitor-like protein: MKVPQPRVTRTLTVTSPAFVDDGPIPVRHTCQGEGLSPALFWSGVPAATVDLALVVSDPDAPHGTFLHWLVTGIAPRDGRFPEGAAHPGVRELPNSARTPGWFAPCPPSGTHRYVFAVHAVDRRLRGESSQHVLDEIADHTIAWGSLTGLVRAH; encoded by the coding sequence ATGAAGGTTCCACAGCCACGAGTGACCCGTACGTTGACGGTGACCAGCCCGGCGTTCGTCGACGACGGCCCGATCCCGGTGCGGCACACCTGCCAGGGTGAGGGGCTCTCCCCCGCGCTCTTCTGGTCCGGGGTGCCGGCGGCCACGGTCGACCTCGCCCTGGTGGTGAGTGACCCGGACGCGCCGCACGGCACGTTCCTGCACTGGCTGGTCACCGGCATCGCGCCGCGGGACGGCAGGTTCCCGGAAGGCGCGGCCCATCCGGGTGTCCGGGAACTGCCGAACAGTGCCCGGACACCGGGATGGTTCGCACCGTGCCCGCCGAGCGGGACCCATCGCTACGTCTTCGCGGTGCATGCGGTGGACCGTCGGCTGCGCGGTGAATCGAGTCAGCACGTGCTCGACGAGATCGCCGACCACACCATCGCTTGGGGCAGCCTCACCGGGCTCGTCCGAGCGCACTGA
- a CDS encoding Lrp/AsnC family transcriptional regulator, with amino-acid sequence MDALDREILAHLQSDGRLTLTELADRVGLSVSPCHRRLRALERDGVITGYRAQLDPAKVGLGFEALVFVTMDTTSADTVAAFEEAVAAVPQVLRAERLFGDPDYLLRVVARDLPSYQELWDTRLAALPGVRRVGSTIVMKSIVQDRGLPL; translated from the coding sequence ATGGACGCCCTTGATCGCGAGATCCTTGCGCACCTGCAGTCCGACGGCCGACTCACCCTCACCGAGTTGGCCGATCGGGTCGGGCTCAGCGTGTCGCCGTGTCACCGCCGACTGCGCGCACTGGAACGGGACGGGGTCATCACCGGCTACCGGGCGCAGCTCGACCCGGCGAAGGTCGGACTCGGCTTCGAGGCTCTGGTCTTCGTCACCATGGACACGACCAGCGCGGACACGGTCGCCGCCTTCGAGGAAGCGGTCGCCGCCGTGCCGCAGGTGCTGCGGGCCGAGCGGCTGTTCGGCGACCCCGACTACCTGCTGCGGGTCGTCGCCCGCGACCTGCCGAGCTACCAGGAACTCTGGGACACCCGGCTGGCCGCCCTGCCCGGGGTCCGCCGGGTCGGGTCGACGATCGTGATGAAGAGCATCGTCCAGGACCGAGGCCTCCCCCTCTGA
- a CDS encoding thiolase family protein, producing MTAPEDRPVIVDALRTPIGTVGGGLRDVDAPGLLAPVLAALTGRWQVPIDEVAIGNIRGPGGNPARVAALRAGLEVATPAVTLDRQCGSGMAAIEYSVALLSGPRRGFQLAGGMQSASTQPLTFWPPARPGEAPQQYQRAPFTDAAHGDPEMGVAADLLAAERGIDRQRQDAYAARSHQRAVAAAAAGAYADETLPLAGLDRDERPRPGFTPQRLARFRPAFTPNGTATAANSCGINDGAAAVLLCDGRTATERGLHGLRVLDTVSVGCAPDRPGWGIVPAVHRLVERTGLDLDEVDVVDFNEAFAGQVLACLDALGIDELRNCPQGGAIALGHPWAATGAVQLTRLFTQLVRHNTTGARLGLAAIAIGGGQGTAMLVEAI from the coding sequence ATGACAGCACCCGAGGATCGTCCGGTGATCGTCGACGCGCTGCGGACCCCGATCGGCACCGTCGGCGGCGGCCTGCGCGACGTGGACGCGCCGGGACTGCTGGCCCCGGTGCTGGCCGCGCTGACCGGGCGCTGGCAGGTGCCGATCGACGAGGTGGCGATCGGCAACATCCGCGGACCGGGCGGCAATCCCGCTCGGGTGGCGGCCCTGCGGGCAGGCCTCGAGGTGGCGACCCCCGCGGTCACCCTCGACCGCCAGTGCGGCTCCGGGATGGCGGCCATCGAGTACAGCGTCGCCCTGCTCAGCGGCCCGCGCCGAGGCTTCCAGCTGGCCGGAGGGATGCAGTCGGCCAGCACCCAGCCGCTCACCTTCTGGCCGCCGGCCCGCCCTGGCGAGGCGCCGCAGCAGTACCAGCGGGCGCCGTTCACCGATGCCGCCCACGGCGATCCCGAGATGGGGGTGGCGGCCGACCTGCTGGCGGCCGAGCGGGGGATCGACCGGCAACGCCAGGACGCGTACGCCGCCCGCTCCCACCAGCGGGCGGTGGCCGCGGCCGCCGCCGGGGCGTACGCCGACGAGACACTGCCGCTCGCCGGCCTGGATCGTGACGAGCGGCCCCGACCCGGCTTCACCCCGCAGCGGCTCGCCCGGTTCCGGCCGGCCTTCACCCCGAACGGCACCGCCACCGCGGCCAACAGCTGCGGGATCAACGACGGGGCCGCCGCCGTGCTGCTCTGCGACGGCCGGACCGCCACAGAGCGGGGTCTGCACGGACTGCGGGTGCTGGACACGGTCAGTGTCGGCTGCGCCCCCGATCGCCCCGGCTGGGGCATCGTGCCCGCGGTCCACCGCCTGGTGGAGCGTACGGGGCTCGACCTGGACGAGGTGGATGTGGTCGACTTCAACGAGGCCTTCGCCGGCCAAGTGCTCGCCTGCCTCGACGCCCTGGGCATCGACGAGCTCCGCAACTGTCCGCAGGGCGGGGCGATCGCGCTCGGGCATCCCTGGGCGGCCACCGGCGCGGTCCAGCTGACCCGGCTGTTCACCCAATTGGTGCGGCACAACACCACCGGCGCCCGGCTCGGACTGGCGGCCATCGCGATCGGCGGCGGCCAGGGCACCGCGATGCTGGTCGAGGCGATCTGA
- a CDS encoding glycerate kinase codes for MRIVCAPDSFKESMTAAEAAAAMARGVRRVLPDAEIVEVPLSDGGEGFLESLAAALDARLVPIEVPDALGRPVMSSYALTADGLAVIEMARAAGLEQIAPTDRDVHHSSTAGVGRLVTAALDAGATRLVIGIGGSATNDGGAGLLDALGVRYLDADGRRLVPTPAGLVGVAAVDASGLDPRLAAVTVDVACDVTNPLCGPYGASAVFGPQKGATAEDVRSLDAVLARLARLDGGTDVADQPGAGAAGGLGYALLRHLQARLRPGIELVTETVGLAQAVRGAALVLTGEGSVDAQSLAGKTPVGVAAIAAAAGVDTVILAGRVAPDTDVLLDHGVLALVPILPRAMDLDEALATGVDNLERAAATVIRLVFRGGRAGRASD; via the coding sequence GTGAGGATCGTCTGCGCACCCGACTCGTTCAAGGAATCGATGACTGCGGCCGAGGCCGCCGCAGCGATGGCCCGTGGTGTCCGGCGGGTGCTGCCGGATGCCGAGATCGTCGAGGTGCCGCTGTCGGACGGCGGCGAGGGATTCCTGGAGTCGCTGGCCGCGGCGCTCGATGCCCGGCTGGTCCCGATCGAGGTGCCTGATGCCCTGGGCCGGCCCGTGATGTCGTCGTACGCCCTCACCGCCGACGGCTTGGCGGTGATCGAGATGGCCCGGGCCGCCGGGCTGGAGCAGATCGCTCCCACAGACCGCGACGTACACCACTCGTCGACGGCCGGCGTGGGCCGGCTGGTCACCGCGGCGCTCGACGCCGGCGCCACCCGGCTGGTCATCGGGATCGGCGGCTCGGCCACCAACGACGGCGGCGCCGGACTCCTCGACGCGCTGGGCGTGCGCTACCTGGATGCCGACGGCCGACGGCTCGTGCCCACGCCGGCCGGGCTCGTCGGCGTCGCCGCGGTCGACGCCTCCGGGCTGGACCCCCGGTTGGCTGCCGTCACGGTGGACGTGGCCTGCGATGTCACCAACCCGTTGTGCGGACCGTACGGTGCCTCGGCGGTGTTCGGCCCGCAGAAGGGGGCGACGGCCGAGGACGTACGCTCCCTCGACGCGGTGCTCGCCCGGCTGGCGCGACTCGACGGCGGGACCGACGTGGCCGACCAGCCGGGAGCCGGCGCCGCCGGTGGGCTGGGCTACGCGTTGCTGCGCCACCTGCAGGCCCGGCTGCGGCCGGGAATCGAGTTGGTGACCGAGACCGTCGGGTTGGCCCAGGCGGTGCGCGGCGCCGCCCTGGTGCTGACCGGCGAGGGGTCGGTCGACGCCCAGAGTCTGGCCGGCAAGACTCCCGTCGGGGTGGCCGCGATCGCCGCTGCGGCTGGGGTGGACACCGTCATCCTGGCGGGCCGGGTGGCCCCCGACACCGACGTACTGCTCGACCACGGCGTGCTGGCCCTGGTGCCGATCCTGCCGCGGGCGATGGACCTCGACGAGGCCCTCGCCACCGGTGTCGACAACCTGGAACGGGCCGCGGCGACGGTCATCCGACTCGTCTTCCGGGGAGGCCGGGCCGGACGCGCTTCCGACTGA
- a CDS encoding ABC transporter ATP-binding protein: protein MNTEQTVIDIEGLRKRRGEFVLGPVDLAVRRGYVTALVGVNGAGKTTLLRTLLGLVHADAGTVRIPEPARIGVAFDHPFLVPDWTVRQASDAVRGFRPGWDDVRFTALCERFRLRTEEKVKELSRGESGKLMVALALAHRPDLLILDEPTSGLDPAARADLIDVLREHMAEDEGHSLLFSTHIIADLEGFADDLVLIDAGRVTYAGPADELTETYAVIRGGADELTPETAALVHGLRRSPEGFTGIVRLAESAAFDRRVVLEQPTLDQVVVGLGRHDPQES from the coding sequence ATGAACACCGAGCAGACGGTGATCGACATCGAAGGGCTGCGGAAACGCCGCGGCGAGTTCGTGCTGGGCCCGGTCGACCTGGCGGTCCGCCGCGGCTACGTCACCGCCCTGGTGGGGGTCAACGGGGCGGGGAAGACGACCCTGCTGCGGACCCTGCTGGGTCTGGTCCATGCCGATGCCGGCACGGTGCGGATCCCCGAGCCGGCACGGATCGGGGTGGCGTTCGACCACCCGTTCCTGGTGCCCGACTGGACCGTACGCCAAGCGTCCGACGCGGTCCGCGGGTTCCGCCCGGGCTGGGACGACGTCCGGTTCACCGCGCTGTGTGAGCGGTTCCGACTGCGCACCGAGGAGAAGGTCAAGGAGCTGTCCCGCGGCGAGAGCGGAAAGCTGATGGTCGCCCTCGCCCTGGCCCACCGTCCGGACCTGCTGATCCTCGACGAGCCCACCAGCGGGCTGGATCCGGCGGCCCGCGCCGACCTGATCGACGTGCTGCGCGAGCACATGGCCGAGGACGAGGGACACAGCCTGCTGTTCTCCACCCACATCATCGCAGACCTGGAGGGCTTCGCCGACGATCTGGTGCTGATCGACGCCGGCCGGGTGACGTACGCCGGGCCCGCCGACGAGCTCACCGAGACGTACGCCGTCATCCGCGGTGGGGCCGACGAACTCACCCCCGAGACCGCAGCGCTGGTGCACGGGCTGCGTCGCAGTCCCGAAGGCTTCACCGGCATCGTCCGGCTGGCCGAGTCGGCGGCCTTCGACCGGCGCGTCGTGCTCGAACAACCCACCCTCGACCAGGTCGTCGTCGGCCTCGGTCGGCACGATCCCCAGGAGTCCTGA
- a CDS encoding AMP-binding enzyme: protein MTTDGAYAVAVLEGPDPVAAFWQAHHSGRDIALSTSGTTSGTARTIIRSTASWVDSFDLCARRLALGSADRFWVPGPLTATMNLFAACLASFVGAGWSSDRVGCTHAQLTPARLAAVLDESPTPGLRVLVAGDSLAPALRQRAEAAGLRVDHYYGAAELSLVAWGHDAADLRLFEAVTAEVRDGALWVRSPWLARGVADDRGFATVGDLVRLDGDRVEVLGRPGAATTAGTTVELAPVEAELQAHGQKRVVVVAVPHERLGEVICCVTSAADREAVQRWGRTSLTGARRPRRWLVRDALPLTPTGKVDRLRLVEEITTTDRSRHLGGAATPIADGDPVRDDAPPEPKGHR, encoded by the coding sequence ATGACGACGGACGGGGCGTACGCCGTCGCGGTCCTCGAGGGCCCCGATCCGGTGGCGGCCTTCTGGCAGGCGCACCACTCCGGGCGGGACATCGCCCTGTCGACCTCGGGGACGACCTCGGGCACCGCCCGGACGATCATCCGCAGTACGGCCTCCTGGGTGGACAGCTTCGACCTGTGTGCCCGACGGCTGGCGCTCGGGTCGGCGGACCGATTCTGGGTCCCCGGCCCGCTGACCGCCACGATGAACCTCTTCGCCGCCTGCCTGGCCTCCTTCGTCGGCGCCGGCTGGAGCAGCGACCGGGTCGGCTGCACCCATGCGCAACTGACCCCGGCACGCCTGGCCGCCGTGCTCGACGAGTCGCCGACGCCCGGGCTGCGGGTTCTCGTAGCCGGTGACAGCCTGGCCCCTGCCTTGCGGCAACGGGCCGAGGCCGCTGGTCTGCGGGTCGACCACTACTACGGGGCCGCGGAGCTGTCCCTGGTCGCTTGGGGCCACGACGCTGCCGACCTGCGACTCTTCGAGGCGGTGACGGCGGAGGTCCGCGACGGTGCACTGTGGGTCCGCTCGCCGTGGCTCGCCCGCGGAGTGGCCGACGATCGCGGCTTCGCCACCGTGGGCGACCTGGTCCGGCTCGACGGCGATCGGGTCGAGGTGCTCGGCCGGCCAGGGGCCGCCACCACGGCGGGGACCACGGTGGAGCTGGCCCCCGTCGAGGCGGAGCTCCAGGCGCACGGCCAGAAGCGGGTGGTCGTCGTGGCAGTGCCGCACGAACGTCTCGGTGAGGTGATCTGCTGTGTGACGAGCGCCGCGGACCGGGAGGCGGTGCAGCGATGGGGACGTACGTCGCTGACCGGCGCGCGACGGCCGCGACGCTGGCTGGTCCGCGATGCGTTGCCGCTGACGCCGACGGGCAAGGTCGACCGGCTCCGACTGGTCGAGGAGATCACCACCACGGACCGGTCGCGGCACCTGGGGGGCGCCGCGACCCCCATCGCGGACGGTGACCCGGTCCGCGACGACGCACCACCCGAACCGAAGGGACACCGATGA
- a CDS encoding OsmC family peroxiredoxin, with protein MANPSVSTATTHWEGSLFDGSGRTELATSGLTTFDVTWARRAEPGQGTTNPEELLGAALATCYSMALSNALAQDGHAPTSIDTRADVSFVPGTGITGITVTVHGVVPGLSEADFAAKAEWAKENCPVSQALRAVPKELRIV; from the coding sequence ATGGCGAATCCGAGTGTCAGCACCGCAACCACGCACTGGGAGGGCAGCCTCTTCGACGGCAGCGGCCGTACGGAGCTGGCGACCTCCGGCTTGACGACCTTCGACGTGACCTGGGCCCGGCGGGCCGAGCCAGGACAGGGCACCACGAACCCCGAGGAACTGCTCGGCGCAGCGCTGGCGACCTGCTACAGCATGGCCCTCAGCAACGCCCTGGCCCAGGACGGTCACGCGCCGACCAGCATCGACACCCGGGCCGACGTCAGCTTCGTGCCTGGCACCGGGATCACCGGCATCACCGTCACCGTGCACGGGGTGGTCCCCGGTCTCAGTGAGGCAGACTTCGCGGCCAAGGCGGAGTGGGCGAAGGAGAACTGCCCGGTGTCTCAGGCGCTGCGGGCGGTGCCCAAGGAACTGCGCATCGTCTGA
- a CDS encoding GntR family transcriptional regulator: MRIVLSETTGIPLYEQIVEQLRQQIVTGRLAAGEPLPSLRSLAKDLRVSLITTTRAYNELAAADLIVNVPGKGSYVATVDPSAARRQVVEAARADLAQAVATARGSGLVALPELVEILEEEWNR; the protein is encoded by the coding sequence GTGCGGATCGTGCTGTCCGAGACCACCGGCATCCCGCTGTACGAGCAGATCGTGGAGCAGTTGCGCCAGCAGATCGTCACCGGTCGGCTCGCCGCGGGTGAGCCGCTGCCCTCGCTGCGCAGCCTGGCCAAGGACCTGCGGGTCAGCCTGATCACCACGACCCGGGCCTACAACGAGCTGGCCGCCGCCGACCTGATCGTGAACGTGCCCGGCAAGGGGTCGTACGTCGCAACGGTCGACCCGTCGGCCGCCCGACGTCAGGTGGTCGAGGCGGCCCGTGCCGACCTGGCCCAGGCGGTGGCGACCGCGCGCGGCTCGGGCCTGGTGGCGCTGCCGGAGCTGGTGGAGATCCTGGAGGAGGAGTGGAACCGATGA
- a CDS encoding LysE family translocator, which produces MAIGSLAAFWVVSFLLVVTPGADWAYAISAGLRYRSVLPAVGGLLAGYVVITLVVAGGAAALLARTPGALGVLTLAGAAYLGWLGLSTIVRPPTPQAASDAPTGSWAAQLGRGVAVSGLNPKALLLFLALLPQFTDPHGTWPAAVQIATLGGMHMLSCAVVYTGVGSGSRAILRTRPAAARAVSRFSGVAMTLISVGLVAEQVLRLRPA; this is translated from the coding sequence ATGGCGATCGGGTCGCTGGCGGCGTTCTGGGTGGTGTCGTTCCTCCTGGTGGTGACCCCCGGAGCGGACTGGGCCTACGCGATCAGCGCGGGCCTGCGCTACCGCTCGGTGCTCCCTGCGGTCGGAGGGCTGCTGGCCGGCTATGTGGTGATCACCCTGGTCGTGGCGGGTGGTGCGGCGGCGCTGCTCGCCCGCACCCCCGGCGCGCTGGGGGTGCTCACCCTCGCCGGGGCCGCGTACCTCGGCTGGCTCGGCCTGTCCACCATCGTGCGCCCACCCACACCGCAGGCGGCATCGGACGCGCCGACAGGCTCCTGGGCCGCCCAGTTGGGCAGAGGTGTCGCGGTCAGCGGCCTCAACCCCAAGGCGCTGCTGCTCTTCCTGGCGCTGTTGCCGCAGTTCACCGATCCGCACGGGACGTGGCCGGCGGCGGTCCAGATCGCCACTCTCGGCGGCATGCACATGCTGTCCTGCGCCGTGGTCTACACCGGCGTCGGATCGGGCTCCCGGGCGATCCTCCGCACCCGGCCTGCGGCGGCCCGGGCGGTGAGCCGCTTCTCCGGTGTGGCGATGACTCTGATCAGCGTCGGCCTGGTGGCTGAGCAGGTGCTCCGGCTGCGACCGGCCTGA
- a CDS encoding winged helix DNA-binding protein, with protein sequence MSSPDDRSATPSATPGTESEIPASTWHLGRTPAEADLASLEFALMAAGAAFERYVTQIALLIGDPELTYNEIVILHVIRMYDRPKDATTIARLVNRDDLANVQYTLRKLVSVGLVKKIRSGVTAHYATTPAGADWTERYVSLRSRLLIDLMTPTELAEENLAEISRRLTRLTVLYESSARGAGILNPHRLFDEPTAEH encoded by the coding sequence ATGTCCAGCCCAGACGATCGCTCCGCGACCCCATCGGCCACACCCGGGACCGAGTCCGAGATCCCGGCCTCGACGTGGCATCTCGGCCGTACGCCGGCAGAGGCCGACCTCGCCAGTCTCGAGTTCGCCCTGATGGCCGCCGGCGCGGCCTTCGAGCGGTACGTGACGCAGATCGCCCTGCTGATCGGGGACCCCGAGCTCACGTACAACGAGATCGTCATCCTGCACGTGATCCGGATGTACGACCGCCCCAAGGACGCCACCACGATCGCCCGGCTGGTCAATCGTGACGACCTGGCCAACGTCCAGTACACCCTGCGGAAGCTGGTGTCGGTGGGCCTGGTGAAGAAGATCCGATCCGGCGTCACCGCCCACTACGCGACCACCCCGGCCGGCGCGGACTGGACCGAACGGTACGTCAGCCTGCGCTCCCGGCTGCTGATCGACCTGATGACCCCGACCGAGCTCGCCGAGGAGAACCTCGCCGAGATCTCCCGGCGGCTGACCCGTCTCACCGTGCTGTACGAGTCGAGCGCGCGCGGTGCAGGCATCCTCAACCCGCACCGACTCTTCGACGAGCCGACCGCCGAGCACTGA